One genomic window of Paracoccus alcaliphilus includes the following:
- a CDS encoding ABC transporter ATP-binding protein yields the protein MTEAVISLRDARLSLTGAAGPVEILRGITLQVARGETLGLVGPSGSGKSSLLMLMGGLERATGGEVMAQGRDLTALNEDQLARFRRDNMGVVFQSFHLIPTMTALENVALPLELNGARDAFERAEDELAAVGLATRKGHYPAQLSGGEQQRVALARAAVARPAILLADEPTGNLDGANGAAIMDLLFGLRDRHGATLVLVTHAPELAARCDRVVHLADGRIAVEDAQRAAAE from the coding sequence ATGACAGAAGCTGTGATCTCGCTGCGCGACGCGCGGCTGTCGCTGACGGGCGCGGCGGGGCCGGTCGAGATCCTGCGCGGCATTACCTTGCAGGTCGCGCGCGGGGAAACATTGGGGCTGGTGGGGCCGTCGGGTTCGGGCAAGTCGTCTCTCCTCATGCTCATGGGCGGGCTCGAACGCGCCACGGGTGGCGAGGTGATGGCGCAGGGCCGCGACCTGACCGCCCTGAACGAGGATCAGCTCGCCCGGTTCCGCCGTGACAATATGGGGGTGGTGTTCCAGTCCTTCCACCTGATTCCGACGATGACCGCGCTGGAAAACGTCGCCCTGCCGCTGGAACTGAACGGCGCCCGCGATGCTTTTGAACGGGCGGAGGACGAATTGGCCGCCGTCGGCCTTGCGACGCGCAAGGGCCATTACCCGGCGCAGCTGTCGGGGGGCGAACAACAGCGCGTGGCGCTGGCGCGGGCCGCCGTGGCGCGCCCGGCGATCCTGCTGGCGGATGAGCCGACCGGCAATTTGGACGGCGCGAACGGTGCGGCGATCATGGACCTGCTGTTCGGTTTGCGCGACCGGCATGGCGCGACGCTGGTTCTTGTGACCCATGCGCCGGAACTGGCGGCGCGCTGCGACCGGGTGGTGCATCTGGCCGACGGGCGGATCGCCGTTGAGGACGCACAGCGGGCCGCCGCCGAATGA